One Oleidesulfovibrio alaskensis DSM 16109 genomic region harbors:
- a CDS encoding two-component system sensor histidine kinase NtrB: MEVADYKRERSTLIIAVLTLVTVGLSLIVSTGQVLSQQEEAGTQHLILASRSVLQAVDSSLRRNMTTDAQGGATFGAGAAEFFRELEQSGEVLFVGLIDKHGGRVLTSRSSGESGTILFPPDALRTLAQTGEWHGRVGFGLASAYVYGKRIIPGNTGSMSIARAETGEPLPAFLVVGLDMAKHQAIYRKFRQNALFQAAYILGAAVLIWALAMGLIKRREMAGKARQLERFQVKLLDNLPDGLVTIGENGTILAANPAANGILQARGEGLAGKLLDDLPDDILRCLAAPETETAGWRQDSVRGAHLEILSVRMPGSSETDDASRLVIIRDRTQIRTLEKSLSDAEKLAAVGTLAAGVAHEIRNPLSALRGFAQYFAKKFKDRHPEEVYAQTMVREADRLNRVITDLLYLARPRRVTPRLVRLRALVSEVEDLVRFDLDERKVNMVVSLGPEEVWADEDTLKQAVLNLVLNSLDALKETDGGARQVDVASGLAKDGVWLFVRDTANGMTKEQAEQAFEPFYTTKKKGTGLGLALVHKTMRDHGGKAIIDTAPGHGTTVGLFFPDHDDDVADDTNEADAERDS; the protein is encoded by the coding sequence ATGGAAGTAGCTGATTATAAACGTGAACGAAGCACGCTCATCATCGCTGTTCTTACTTTGGTAACGGTGGGACTGAGTCTTATTGTTTCCACCGGGCAGGTGCTTTCGCAGCAGGAAGAGGCAGGAACCCAGCACCTCATTCTTGCGTCGCGCTCTGTGCTTCAGGCTGTGGACAGTTCGTTACGGCGCAATATGACGACAGATGCGCAGGGCGGGGCAACATTCGGCGCAGGAGCAGCAGAATTTTTCCGTGAACTGGAACAGAGCGGAGAAGTGCTGTTTGTCGGGCTTATCGACAAGCACGGCGGGCGCGTGCTCACATCGCGCAGCAGCGGAGAGTCCGGAACCATCCTTTTTCCTCCTGATGCGTTGCGCACTCTGGCACAGACCGGCGAGTGGCATGGCAGAGTCGGCTTCGGGCTGGCCAGCGCTTATGTATACGGCAAAAGGATTATTCCCGGTAACACCGGCAGCATGAGTATTGCGCGGGCGGAAACCGGCGAGCCTCTACCCGCGTTTCTCGTGGTGGGGCTGGATATGGCCAAGCATCAAGCCATCTACCGGAAATTCCGGCAGAATGCTCTTTTTCAGGCTGCCTATATTCTGGGAGCCGCTGTACTGATATGGGCTTTGGCCATGGGGCTTATCAAACGCAGAGAAATGGCAGGCAAAGCACGTCAGCTCGAGCGTTTTCAGGTAAAGCTGCTGGATAATCTGCCCGACGGGCTTGTCACCATTGGTGAAAACGGCACCATTCTGGCGGCTAATCCGGCGGCAAACGGCATATTGCAGGCGCGCGGAGAGGGACTGGCAGGCAAACTGCTGGATGATCTGCCCGACGATATTCTGCGCTGCCTTGCGGCTCCGGAAACGGAAACGGCAGGGTGGCGTCAGGACAGTGTCCGCGGAGCGCATCTTGAAATTCTGAGTGTACGGATGCCCGGCAGCAGCGAAACAGACGATGCTTCGCGCCTTGTGATTATCCGTGACAGAACCCAGATACGTACATTGGAAAAAAGCCTGAGCGATGCTGAAAAACTGGCTGCAGTGGGAACGCTGGCTGCCGGTGTGGCACATGAAATACGCAACCCGCTGAGCGCGCTGCGCGGGTTTGCCCAGTATTTTGCCAAAAAATTCAAGGACAGACATCCGGAAGAAGTTTACGCGCAGACCATGGTGCGCGAGGCTGACCGTCTGAACAGGGTCATCACCGATCTTCTGTATCTTGCGCGTCCGCGACGCGTTACCCCGCGGCTTGTCCGGCTGCGTGCACTTGTTTCCGAGGTGGAAGATCTGGTCCGCTTTGATCTGGACGAACGCAAGGTCAATATGGTTGTCAGTCTGGGGCCTGAAGAGGTCTGGGCAGATGAGGATACCCTGAAGCAGGCGGTACTCAATCTGGTACTGAACAGCCTGGACGCGCTGAAGGAAACTGACGGTGGTGCCCGACAGGTGGATGTGGCATCGGGGCTGGCAAAAGACGGTGTCTGGCTTTTTGTGCGCGACACGGCCAACGGAATGACTAAAGAACAGGCTGAACAGGCGTTTGAGCCTTTTTACACCACCAAGAAAAAAGGAACAGGGCTCGGGCTTGCCCTTGTGCACAAGACCATGCGCGACCATGGCGGCAAGGCGATAATCGATACTGCTCCGGGTCACGGAACCACTGTGGGGTTGTTTTTTCCCGACCATGACGATGACGTTGCTGACGATACCAATGAAGCTGACGCTGAGAGGGATTCATGA
- the gcvPA gene encoding aminomethyl-transferring glycine dehydrogenase subunit GcvPA, translated as MPYTPHTPEEIRQMLDVIGVKSIDDLFAEIPPEMQPRSFDIPEGMSEMEVCARIQRMAAKNRIDLVSYLGAGFYDHHIPKAVDNLVSRGEFYTAYTPYQPEASQGTLQAIFEYQTAVCRLMEMEVANASVYDGGSAIFEAMMMAARATRRSKLVIDEALSPIYRTMLASYTSNLNMELVTVAHNEGRSDKQALMDAVDDKCAAVVVQNPNFFGAVDDFTELFTHARSCNALGVISVYPVMQSVLKTPGEMGADIAVADGQSLGMPLSFGGPYLGIMTCTKKLARQIPGRIAGRTKDVDGKTGYVLTLQAREQHIRRAKATSNICSNQALCALRAIIHMCLTGPEGLVRTAELSMERAHYAADRLTALPGVSLLHDAPFCNEFALRLPVSAYDVVDRLVNHGVVPGFPLGGYYAGMDDVLLVACTEKHSFEQIGIMAELVGGML; from the coding sequence ATGCCCTACACTCCGCACACTCCCGAAGAAATCCGCCAGATGCTGGATGTCATCGGGGTGAAAAGCATTGATGACCTGTTTGCTGAAATACCGCCCGAAATGCAGCCGCGCAGCTTTGATATTCCGGAAGGAATGAGCGAGATGGAAGTCTGCGCCCGCATCCAGCGCATGGCCGCAAAAAACCGTATAGATCTTGTCAGCTATCTGGGAGCTGGGTTCTACGATCATCACATTCCCAAAGCTGTGGACAACCTTGTTTCGCGGGGTGAGTTTTATACGGCGTACACCCCCTACCAGCCCGAAGCATCACAGGGAACCCTGCAGGCCATTTTTGAATACCAGACCGCCGTCTGCCGCCTGATGGAAATGGAAGTGGCTAACGCCTCGGTATATGACGGCGGTTCGGCCATTTTCGAGGCCATGATGATGGCCGCCAGGGCAACCAGACGCAGCAAGCTTGTCATTGATGAAGCCCTGAGCCCCATCTACCGCACCATGCTTGCCTCGTACACGTCCAACCTGAATATGGAACTGGTGACCGTTGCGCACAACGAAGGCCGGTCGGACAAACAGGCGCTGATGGATGCCGTAGACGATAAATGCGCTGCTGTGGTGGTACAGAACCCCAACTTCTTCGGGGCGGTGGATGATTTTACCGAACTGTTCACCCACGCCCGTTCCTGCAACGCTCTGGGAGTGATTTCCGTTTATCCGGTCATGCAGTCTGTGCTCAAAACCCCCGGTGAGATGGGCGCGGATATCGCCGTTGCAGACGGACAGTCGCTGGGGATGCCCCTGAGCTTCGGCGGCCCCTATCTGGGCATAATGACCTGCACCAAAAAACTGGCGCGGCAGATTCCGGGCAGAATAGCCGGACGAACAAAAGATGTGGACGGCAAAACCGGATATGTGCTGACGCTGCAGGCACGTGAACAGCATATCCGCAGGGCCAAGGCCACTTCGAACATATGCTCCAATCAGGCGCTGTGCGCGCTGAGAGCTATCATCCACATGTGCCTGACAGGCCCTGAGGGCCTGGTCCGCACCGCAGAGCTGAGCATGGAGCGCGCTCATTATGCCGCAGACAGACTCACGGCTCTGCCGGGCGTTTCACTGCTGCACGATGCCCCGTTCTGCAACGAATTCGCTTTGCGGCTGCCGGTCAGCGCCTATGATGTTGTGGACCGGCTGGTAAACCATGGTGTCGTTCCCGGTTTCCCGCTGGGCGGATACTACGCCGGCATGGATGACGTGCTGCTTGTGGCATGCACTGAAAAGCATTCATTTGAACAGATCGGCATAATGGCTGAACTGGTGGGAGGCATGCTCTAA
- a CDS encoding dihydrolipoyl dehydrogenase family protein — MTHEQYDLVIIGAGPGGSRAALDAAAAGMRTALVEKADAGGTCLNWGCIPTKFLLGGTAAVPLLQIQKKYKAAGGDVHLSLAALHQRKDRFIKGTRQNLVKQLTQAGVNFITGAASFAGPRTVVVEKEDGSSLLEFENLILAAGSEPASFPGLIPDGNCVLHSSHILQLETPPQSLIIVGGGAIGLEMGDLFARFGTQITIVEALPHLVPAEDGDIADALTKALKREGWTVHTGRRVRSLVTDEEGALLTFEDGTAIRADKALMAAGRSPATAALHPEKAGIMTDGRGWISTDNFLQAAENIYAVGDVNGRTLLAHAAEHQARYVVSRLRGLTAAEYPAPVMPSCVYGHMEVMRTGATAKELTAQGISVSVSRAPLASNAIAQSCGATQGFVKAVWAAGNGTPELRGIAATGHGVSHLVGLATVMVQQRWRRENIHDIIYAHPTLDEALEAALSAPLENA, encoded by the coding sequence ATGACGCATGAACAATATGATCTGGTCATTATAGGGGCCGGTCCCGGCGGAAGCCGGGCGGCCCTTGACGCGGCAGCGGCGGGTATGCGCACGGCACTGGTGGAAAAAGCTGACGCCGGAGGAACATGCCTTAACTGGGGATGCATCCCCACAAAGTTTCTCCTCGGAGGAACAGCCGCCGTCCCGCTGCTGCAGATTCAGAAAAAATACAAGGCCGCCGGTGGCGATGTACACCTGTCGCTGGCGGCGCTGCATCAACGTAAAGACCGTTTTATCAAGGGAACACGCCAGAATCTGGTGAAGCAGCTGACGCAGGCCGGAGTAAACTTCATTACCGGCGCGGCAAGCTTTGCCGGACCCCGCACTGTGGTCGTGGAAAAAGAAGACGGTTCCTCTCTGCTTGAATTTGAAAACCTCATTCTTGCAGCCGGCTCTGAACCGGCCTCTTTTCCCGGTCTGATTCCGGACGGAAACTGCGTGCTGCATTCTTCGCACATACTGCAGCTCGAAACACCGCCGCAAAGTCTTATTATTGTAGGCGGCGGAGCCATTGGCCTTGAAATGGGCGACCTTTTCGCGCGGTTCGGCACACAGATAACCATTGTCGAAGCACTGCCGCACCTTGTGCCGGCAGAAGACGGCGATATAGCAGACGCTCTTACCAAAGCGCTGAAGCGCGAAGGATGGACCGTACATACCGGTCGCCGTGTACGTTCGCTGGTCACTGACGAGGAAGGCGCGTTGCTCACTTTTGAGGACGGCACAGCCATCCGTGCGGATAAAGCTCTGATGGCAGCCGGAAGAAGCCCCGCCACTGCCGCTCTGCACCCTGAAAAAGCAGGCATAATGACAGACGGCAGAGGCTGGATAAGTACTGATAATTTTCTGCAGGCAGCAGAAAATATATACGCCGTCGGCGACGTGAACGGGCGCACCCTGCTGGCCCATGCAGCGGAACATCAGGCACGGTACGTTGTTTCACGGCTGCGTGGTCTGACCGCCGCGGAATACCCGGCTCCTGTCATGCCTTCGTGTGTCTACGGGCACATGGAGGTTATGCGCACCGGTGCCACCGCCAAGGAACTGACGGCACAGGGCATCTCCGTGTCGGTCTCACGCGCTCCGCTGGCTTCTAACGCCATAGCGCAGTCCTGCGGGGCCACTCAGGGGTTCGTAAAAGCTGTCTGGGCTGCCGGCAACGGCACTCCCGAACTGCGGGGAATCGCTGCCACGGGGCACGGAGTCTCGCATCTGGTTGGTTTGGCCACAGTCATGGTACAGCAGCGATGGCGCCGTGAAAATATTCACGACATAATCTATGCGCACCCTACACTGGACGAAGCTCTTGAAGCCGCACTGAGCGCTCCGCTTGAAAATGCGTGA
- a CDS encoding OmpA family protein: MKLTLKPVFMFLLAMLIMAPAFSHAADMEYIPKIASFDFFVDDSGSMMMTHQKLDKPKIEVAKDVLSKINNAIPALKYNASMHMFAPYEEVVPYGPYSKSGFEQGIMSLKADKEIFARRTPMGDGLNMLRPAADNMARNAAVIIVSDGESNFGSDPVAQAQALYESAPGLCLHVVSVAETEAGKAVLDRIAALKGCSVTADAATLLADEQALNGFVKDVFYDTREVKKAPAPAPVVTPETEEVIVLRSVQFAFDSAEISNEAEDVLTEAATLIEEHAGKQVTLAGHTDSTGPEAYNQKLSQRRAESVKAFLAKEGVDANRIKAVGFGESEPKFDNNTAEGRKLNRRVEITFK, encoded by the coding sequence ATGAAACTAACACTCAAACCTGTCTTCATGTTCCTGCTGGCCATGCTGATCATGGCTCCGGCATTTTCCCATGCAGCGGACATGGAGTACATCCCCAAAATTGCCAGCTTCGACTTTTTTGTCGATGATTCCGGCTCTATGATGATGACTCATCAGAAGCTGGATAAACCGAAAATCGAAGTGGCCAAAGACGTGCTCAGCAAGATCAACAATGCAATACCTGCGCTGAAATACAACGCAAGCATGCATATGTTTGCTCCTTACGAAGAAGTGGTACCTTACGGTCCCTACTCCAAAAGCGGCTTTGAGCAGGGCATCATGAGCCTGAAGGCCGACAAGGAGATCTTTGCCCGCCGTACCCCCATGGGGGACGGTCTTAACATGCTGCGCCCCGCAGCGGACAATATGGCCCGCAATGCCGCTGTCATCATAGTCAGCGACGGCGAATCCAACTTCGGCAGCGACCCCGTTGCTCAGGCACAGGCACTGTACGAAAGCGCTCCCGGTCTCTGCCTGCATGTGGTTTCCGTTGCCGAAACTGAAGCAGGCAAAGCCGTGCTTGACCGTATTGCCGCGCTGAAAGGCTGCTCCGTAACTGCCGATGCAGCAACCCTGCTGGCTGATGAGCAAGCACTGAACGGCTTTGTCAAAGACGTCTTCTACGACACCCGTGAAGTGAAAAAGGCACCTGCCCCCGCTCCGGTTGTCACCCCCGAAACTGAAGAAGTCATCGTTCTGCGCAGTGTCCAGTTTGCTTTTGACTCTGCAGAAATCAGCAATGAGGCCGAAGATGTGCTGACCGAAGCCGCAACGCTGATCGAAGAACATGCCGGCAAGCAGGTTACTCTTGCAGGTCACACCGACAGCACCGGCCCCGAAGCGTACAACCAGAAGCTCTCTCAGCGCCGAGCTGAATCGGTTAAGGCATTTCTTGCCAAAGAGGGAGTTGACGCCAATCGCATCAAGGCCGTAGGATTCGGCGAAAGCGAACCCAAGTTCGACAACAATACCGCCGAAGGAAGAAAGCTGAACAGAAGGGTTGAAATCACCTTCAAGTAA
- a CDS encoding Hpt domain-containing protein has protein sequence MSCIDYPRLRNKFGNEDTVRKILTIFMSDFDERLLRMSTMYSRDSRTELYRSAHALKGVAGTIYATGLQHCAASLEQAAMTQGAAESLLQKAWENLETEACCLRHEVSLFLS, from the coding sequence ATGAGCTGTATCGATTACCCGCGTCTGCGCAATAAATTCGGCAATGAAGATACGGTCAGGAAAATTCTGACCATATTTATGAGTGACTTCGACGAGCGTCTGCTTCGTATGAGTACCATGTATTCCCGGGACAGCCGTACCGAATTGTACCGCTCTGCCCATGCACTGAAGGGAGTTGCCGGAACCATTTATGCCACAGGGTTGCAGCATTGCGCAGCCAGTCTTGAACAGGCTGCCATGACGCAGGGCGCTGCAGAAAGCCTGCTGCAGAAAGCCTGGGAAAATCTTGAAACGGAGGCATGTTGCCTGCGGCATGAAGTCAGTCTGTTCCTGAGCTGA
- the gcvPB gene encoding aminomethyl-transferring glycine dehydrogenase subunit GcvPB, whose translation MKTVFSQSVPGRMACVPPEAEEHAADFIPKNLLRTRRPALPELSELDVVRHFTRLSRLNYSVDSNFYPLGSCTMKYNPKFTEPLAALPGFTELHPLMAQIKSAGLYTQGALEVMYETERLLCEINGMHAFTLHPMAGAHGELTGVMLIAAYHRDKGNKKTKIICPDSAHGTNPASAALGGYEVVNVESKDGIVDPEALEAVLDNDVAAVMMTCPNTLGLFEKHLPRIVEKLRSVDALLYYDGANLNAIMGKMRVGDVGFDVVHLNLHKTFGTPHGGGGPGSGPVGVSERLEPYLPVSRVDRLRDGRLFLNYDYPKSIGYMAPFYGNFGVYIKALAYIMRLGREGIPKAAELAVLNANYLRKKLEQYITIPYNRICMHEFVASACDKAECGVRALDIAKGLLDKGYHAPTIYFPLIVKECLMFEPTETESKETLDTFVDDLAAILKEGEQNPEALHQAPLTTPVRRLDETLAARSMVLTDDA comes from the coding sequence ATGAAGACCGTATTTTCACAGTCTGTACCGGGCCGCATGGCCTGCGTTCCCCCCGAAGCAGAAGAGCACGCAGCCGACTTCATCCCGAAGAACCTGCTGCGTACCCGACGTCCCGCTCTGCCTGAGCTGAGCGAACTTGATGTGGTACGCCACTTCACCCGCCTCAGCCGTCTTAATTACAGCGTGGACAGCAATTTCTATCCTCTCGGGTCGTGCACCATGAAGTACAACCCGAAATTCACCGAACCGCTGGCCGCTTTGCCCGGCTTTACCGAACTGCATCCTCTGATGGCACAGATTAAAAGTGCAGGCCTGTACACGCAGGGAGCTCTTGAAGTCATGTACGAAACAGAGCGCCTGCTGTGCGAAATCAACGGGATGCATGCATTCACCCTGCATCCCATGGCCGGTGCTCATGGTGAACTGACCGGCGTAATGCTTATCGCGGCCTATCACCGTGATAAGGGGAACAAAAAAACAAAGATCATCTGCCCTGATTCGGCCCACGGCACCAACCCTGCTTCCGCTGCGCTGGGCGGCTACGAAGTGGTCAACGTGGAATCAAAAGACGGCATAGTCGATCCGGAAGCTCTGGAGGCCGTGCTGGACAACGACGTGGCCGCCGTGATGATGACCTGCCCCAACACGCTTGGACTGTTCGAAAAACACCTGCCAAGAATTGTGGAAAAACTGCGCTCGGTTGATGCTCTGCTGTATTATGACGGCGCCAACCTGAACGCGATCATGGGTAAAATGCGCGTAGGCGATGTCGGATTTGATGTCGTGCACCTGAACCTGCACAAAACATTCGGCACCCCGCACGGTGGCGGCGGCCCCGGCAGCGGTCCCGTTGGCGTCAGCGAGCGGCTGGAACCCTATCTGCCGGTTTCCCGCGTTGACAGACTTCGCGACGGACGCCTGTTCCTCAACTACGATTACCCCAAATCCATAGGGTACATGGCTCCCTTTTACGGTAACTTCGGTGTGTACATCAAAGCGCTGGCCTACATCATGCGTCTGGGCAGAGAAGGAATACCCAAAGCCGCCGAACTGGCTGTGCTGAACGCCAACTACCTGCGCAAAAAGCTGGAACAGTATATAACCATACCCTATAACCGCATATGCATGCATGAATTCGTGGCTTCCGCCTGTGACAAGGCTGAATGCGGTGTGCGTGCGCTGGATATAGCCAAAGGTCTGCTGGATAAAGGCTATCATGCTCCGACGATTTACTTCCCGCTGATTGTCAAAGAATGCCTGATGTTTGAACCCACAGAGACTGAAAGCAAGGAAACGCTTGATACGTTTGTGGATGATCTTGCAGCCATACTGAAAGAAGGTGAGCAGAATCCCGAAGCTCTGCATCAGGCTCCGCTCACCACGCCCGTCCGCCGGCTTGATGAAACACTGGCCGCGCGCAGCATGGTGCTGACAGATGACGCATGA
- the gcvH gene encoding glycine cleavage system protein GcvH encodes MNIPAELKFSKSHEWVRLEGDEAVIGITEFAQEQLGDLTFIELPAAGDTLTAGEEMGSVESVKAASELYAPVSGEVTEVNLHLEDAPEAVNESPYDKGWMLKVKVSAVADSLLSAEEYAALIESEAH; translated from the coding sequence ATGAATATTCCCGCAGAACTGAAGTTCTCGAAAAGTCATGAATGGGTCCGCCTTGAAGGCGATGAGGCAGTTATCGGCATAACCGAGTTTGCTCAGGAACAGCTGGGCGATCTTACTTTCATTGAACTGCCCGCCGCAGGCGATACCCTGACAGCAGGCGAAGAAATGGGGTCCGTCGAGTCCGTCAAAGCCGCAAGTGAACTGTACGCACCTGTCTCCGGCGAAGTGACAGAGGTGAACCTGCACCTTGAAGATGCTCCCGAAGCCGTAAACGAATCGCCCTACGACAAAGGCTGGATGCTGAAGGTCAAAGTGTCTGCCGTGGCTGACAGTCTGCTTTCCGCAGAAGAATACGCAGCCCTCATCGAAAGCGAAGCGCACTAG
- a CDS encoding sigma-54-dependent transcriptional regulator, with protein sequence MIKRLLVIDDEPGHRLMVRAVMEDNGWQVFEAASGEDGLSFLGTDSVHVVLLDMRMPGMDGKETLARILDINPQLPVVMLTAYGTVGSAVEAMKKGAFDYLSKPADNDELAAVLEKAWEYSLLLAENQNLRQKLGQGDPVQKIVGSSPAMLRVLDFIRQAGPSEATVLVMGESGTGKELIAEALHDASLRREKTLVKVNCAALPGNLLESELFGYVKGAFTGAVKDKPGRFQLARGGTLFLDEIGEMPVELQAKLLRALQERVIEPLGSVRPVDVDVRIVAATNRDLRKAIEQGDFREDLFFRLNVLEVVSPPLRERIDDIPLLVSRLVDKLSRKNRKEVRSVSPEFLDALMAYHWPGNVRELENVLERALILSRSDILGPESLPAQLLQVEERRDPLPQRMVSTALVPSFDDAERETLLKALEAHNGHREKTADALGISRRTLQYKLKKFGLTRRS encoded by the coding sequence ATGATCAAGCGATTGCTGGTTATTGACGACGAGCCCGGCCACCGCCTGATGGTCCGTGCGGTTATGGAAGACAACGGATGGCAGGTTTTTGAAGCCGCAAGCGGAGAAGACGGGCTATCTTTTCTCGGAACCGATTCTGTGCATGTGGTTCTGCTGGATATGCGCATGCCGGGTATGGACGGCAAAGAGACGCTGGCCCGTATTCTGGATATCAATCCGCAATTGCCGGTGGTGATGCTTACAGCATACGGCACTGTCGGGTCTGCTGTTGAAGCCATGAAAAAAGGAGCTTTTGACTACCTGAGCAAGCCCGCAGACAATGACGAGCTGGCAGCAGTGCTCGAAAAGGCATGGGAGTATTCGTTGCTGCTGGCAGAAAATCAGAATCTGCGCCAGAAGCTGGGGCAGGGAGACCCTGTTCAGAAAATTGTGGGTTCAAGCCCCGCCATGCTGCGGGTGCTGGATTTTATCAGACAGGCCGGTCCCAGCGAGGCTACTGTGCTTGTTATGGGTGAATCCGGAACAGGCAAGGAACTGATTGCCGAAGCTCTGCACGATGCAAGCCTGCGCCGCGAAAAAACACTGGTGAAAGTCAACTGCGCAGCGTTGCCGGGCAACCTGCTGGAAAGCGAATTGTTCGGCTATGTCAAAGGCGCTTTTACCGGTGCCGTAAAGGATAAGCCCGGCCGTTTTCAGCTGGCACGCGGTGGCACTCTCTTTCTGGATGAAATAGGTGAAATGCCCGTTGAACTGCAGGCAAAACTGCTGCGTGCGCTGCAGGAACGGGTTATCGAACCGCTGGGTTCCGTCCGGCCCGTTGATGTGGATGTGCGCATTGTGGCAGCCACAAACCGCGACCTGCGTAAAGCTATCGAACAGGGGGATTTCCGCGAAGACCTGTTTTTCCGCCTGAACGTGCTTGAGGTGGTTTCCCCGCCGCTGCGTGAACGCATTGATGATATTCCGCTGCTTGTAAGCCGGCTTGTAGATAAACTGAGCCGCAAAAACCGCAAGGAAGTACGCAGCGTCAGTCCGGAGTTTCTGGATGCACTTATGGCGTACCACTGGCCGGGTAATGTGCGTGAACTGGAAAACGTGCTTGAACGTGCTCTTATTCTGAGCAGGTCTGATATTCTGGGGCCCGAGTCGTTGCCCGCCCAGTTGCTGCAGGTCGAAGAACGCAGAGACCCCTTACCGCAGCGCATGGTTTCCACAGCTCTTGTGCCGTCTTTTGACGATGCCGAGCGCGAAACATTGCTCAAGGCGCTGGAAGCGCATAACGGACATCGCGAAAAAACAGCCGATGCGCTAGGTATAAGCCGCAGGACACTGCAATATAAGCTTAAGAAGTTCGGTCTGACACGGCGCAGCTGA